Genomic window (Desulforapulum autotrophicum HRM2):
GGTCGGCCTCAATGGCAATCTCTTTGCCAAGGAGGGTGTTGGCCGCTTCTACGACCAGGGAGTCACCCTTCTGGCTGACGCCCGTCACGGCACCCTTGGTCATGAAAATTCCGTTGTCCTGCTGGATACTCTTGTAAAAATTTTCCTGGAGTCCTGGGGTTCTCATGTGCTGGTAGATGATGTAGGCCTTGCCGTCTGCATAGTCATTTCGAATATACTTGGCCTGTTTCAGGGCTACCTGGCTTGTGACGGAACCGCAGTAGGGAAAATCAGCATCGTCCTCATCCTTGCCGGGACTCTGGACAAAAACAACGGATTTTGCCTCTTTGCCGTCCGAGGGCCTGACCACCTTGCCCTTTGCGGCAAGTCGTTCAAATTCATCGTTGGTAATGACATCGGGAAGGTTTACACCCAGGTGGGCGTAGGCCTCGTCTTCAAGTTTATCTGCCCGCCAGCCGGCAGCCAGAACAACGGCACCGTAAAGTTCGCCTTTGGGATCGAGCTTGAGGATGTCAACCCGGCCTTCGTTGTATTCGAGGAACTTGGCGTGGAGGGTTTCAGCGTCCAGATCTTCACCCTTTTCATCCTTGGTCATCTCTTCTGGAAGGGGAAAGGGTACGTCAAAAGGAATCTTTTCACCAGGTTTCTTAAAGGTGACGGTAAACTCACCAGGCTGACCAGCGATACGGGCCACCTCGGTTGCGGTTTTTACCTCAATGTTGGGGTACTTCTCAAGCTCGGCAAGCTTATCGGCAATCACTGTCGGGATCAGCTCCTCAAAGGGCTCGACCACCGGCATCTGGCTTCTCATGCAGGCGGCATAACCGCCAAGCTTTGGTTGCTTTTCAACAATGGTGACCTCAAAGCCTGCCTTGGCTGCATCAAGTGCCGCAGAAATACCGGTGATACCGCCACCCAGGACAAGGATCTTTCGTGAAAAGGTTTCAGTCTTGTAGGGGGTTGGCAGGGTTACCTTTTCAACACGGATCATGCCCATCTTGATGTAATCCTCGGCCTTCATCTGGATGCGGTCAAAATGCTCCTCGTCATCCTTCTGCTCTTCGGTAAGGGCCGGATATTTTTCCCTGGAATGGGGCCATACCACGCCTTCTCTCAGGTTAACCCGCTCGACAATGCAATTGTCGAACTTGAAAGCGTCAAAGTTGACCCTGCGGGAACACGCCCCGATCACCATGGCGTTGACCTTACCCTCATCCACGTCCTTCTGGATCATGGCAAGGCCTTCCTTGCCGCAGAGAAAGGGGTGGGTCTTGTTGTACACACCCTCTTCATCGGGTACGTCAACAAGGGCTTCCATGTCCAGGACATCACCGATGCCACACCCTGTGCAGATATATACTCCGTATTTTTTATCCATGGTTGGTCTACCTCCTCACCAGCGTTTGAATAGCTTTCAGGGCCATGCCGGTGGCATTCTGGTTGGATGTTACAACATCGGCAGGCTTGTTGGCACAGCCTGCTGCAAACATGCCGCCCTTTTTAAAGTCATTCACAATAAAGCCGTCTGAGTTGAACGTCAGATCGGCATTGGGCCGTTCAACAGCCGAATTGGGCTGCATGCCCGTTGCAAGGACGAGCAGGTCAACGGTCTGTCGAACCTTGTCGCCGGACATGGTGTCTTCGGCGACCAGGGTGATGTTACCGGTGCCTTCTTCTTCACCAACTTCTGCCACCTTGCCCTTTACGAAAAAGATGTTCTTATCCTCTTTGAGCTTCTTGTAGAAGTTCTCGTACTTTCTGCCCGGGGTCCGAATGTCGATATAGTAGATGTAGATTTTTGCTTCGGGGTACTGGGCCCTGAGGTAGGTGGCGTGCTTGAGTGACGCCATGCAGCAGATGTAAGAGCAGTAGGGCAGGTGGTTCTCATCCCTTGAACCTGCGCACTGGACAAAGCCGATGGTTGCAGGCGCCTTGTCATCCGAGGGCCTGATGATCTTTCCCCTGGTGGGTCCGTTGGGCGAGGCAAGCCTTTCAAGCATCATGTTGGTGATGATGTTCTGGTAGCGTCCAAAGCCCAGGTTATCGATCCTTGCAGCATCGTAGGGACGCCAGCCGGTTGCCCAGACAATGGCGCCGACCTTGAGGTCAAGGCTCTTTTCTTCCATGTCAAAATCAATGGCGTCAAATTTGCACGCTTCCTTGCAACGGTCCCTGTCATCCTGGGCCATGGAAGGTGCCATGACATAGCGCTGGGGAAAGGCCATGTTGTGGGGAAGATAGGCGGCCTTGCAGCGGTCCATGCCAAGGTTGTACTCGTTGGAAATCTCAGATTCGCAAACCTTTGCGCATTCTCCGCAGGCCGTGCAATTTTCGTTTACGTATCTTGGGCTGATCTTGAGCTTGACCGTGTAATCACCGGGTTTGCCGTCGACCTTGTCCACCTCGGCCATGGTGATGACCGTGATTTTGGGGTTGTCCTTGATGCGTTTGTAGTTGATCTCAAGTCCGCATGTGGGCGGGCAGAGTTTGGGAAAATATTGTTTGAGCTGGGATACCCTTCCGCCAAGGGAAGGTTCCTTCTCAACAATAAAGACCTCATACCCCACTTCGGCAGCTTCCAGGGCAGTGGTCAGGCCGCTGATGCCGCCGCCAACTACCATGATGCTTCCACTGGTCGGGGCTGAATTATCTGTTGTCATGCTGTCCCTCCGTGCATTTAGTACATTACTAATATTATGAACAATTTAGGATGCCGGGAATCCGGCATCCTGCCTCCTTGAAAATTGAAACTCGAAACCTGAAACTCGAACGTTGCCTCCAGTTTTAGTTTCCCAGTCTCTTTTTCTTTGGCTTGTAATAAGGAGACAGGAGGTGGAAAAATTCCCGCACACCAGAATCTGAAAAAACCTCCAGGCACACAAATCGCACCTGGAGGTCAGCTTTTCAGAAGAACATACCTGAAACGATCAGTTTCTGATACTAGTCAGCAATGATCTTTTGGTACGGAACCTTTTTCAAAGACCACTCGTTGGTCTCTTTGTTGTAGGTCGAGTTGACAAAGCAGAACCACTCTTCATCATTCTGGCCCATGAAGTCACCCCTGTAGTAGAAGCCGGGATATCTTGACTCCTCACGGAACTGGATGTGACGGGTATGTGCCTGAACGGTGTAGAGACGATGGTTGATTTCCCAAGCCCTGAGGAGCTCATGGAGATCACCGGCTGCAATTTTCTCAAGATCTTCCTTAAAGTACTGGAAGTTTTCCATGAGGATCTCAAGGGCCTTGCCACCTGTCATGTAGTATGTGGCTGTTCCTCCACCGTACTCATTGGTCATCTTCATCAGACGCATGGCCATACCGGCAGGTTTGCAGTAGTTGGGGTTAACATCCTGTGATGTTGAATATGCACAGTGGTCAAGGTAGTTACGAACAGGTTTGTAAACAAAGTCAACAAGCTCTTGATCTGTCTCTTTGATGCCTGTTACCTTATCGCCTTCGGCTTTAAGGTACTGGATCATGGACTTGGCAACAATACGTCCCTCTGCATGGGATCCTGAGGAGAACTTGTGACCTGAGCAGCCAACGCCATCACCAGCGGTGAAAAGACCCCTGACTGTCGTCATTCTGTTGTAGCCCCATTTGTACTCTGCAGGGACCCAGTCCTCTTCCGGACCTGAACACCAGATACCGCAGCATCCAGAGTGGGATCCGAGGAGGTACGGTTCGGTGGGCATGATCTCAGAGTCTTTTTTCTCAGGCTCTGTATCAGTTGCGCACCAGAGACCTGCCTGACCTACGGACATGTCAAGGAAATCTTCCCAAGCTTCTGACTCAAGGTGCTTGAGCTCTTTCTTGCTCATGGTCTCGCCAAGTTTTGCAAGAGCAGCTGAGGTTTTCATGATGATGGGCCCGCGGCCCTCTTTGTACTCTTTCATCATCAAATGGTTACGAAGACAGGTTGGTGTGATGGCTGCTGTTCCATAGGGAGCGTATTTAGCAAGCTCTTCCTTGGCTGCATCACTTGCAGCATAGTTCTCGCCAAGACCGTTAACTGTCTGGGCCTTGAAAAGAAGGAACCATGCACCAACAGGTCCGTATCCATCCTTGAAACGTGCGGGGGTGAAACGGTTCTCCATCATGGAGAGCTCAGCACCGGCACGAAGGGCCATGGTGTAGGTGGAACCTGCGTTCCAGATGGGATACCAGGCACGGCCTTTTCCCTCACCAACCGAACGGGGCTGATATACGTTTACAGCACCACCGCAGGCGCACATGATAACCTTGGCGTTGATGATGTAGACCTTGTTCTCACGAAGTGAGAAACCAACGGCTCCAGCGACCCTTGTGGGATCGTTTTTGTCGTTGAGGATTTCAACGATGAAGCATCTTTCAAGGATGTTATCCTCACCAAGGGCAAGCTTTCCGGCCTCGGCAACGATTCTCTTGTAGGACTCACCATTGATCATGATCTGCCATTTACCTGTACGAACAGGAGTAGCTCCACCCTTGAGGGTTCCGAGTTTCTGGCCTTTCTTACCGTCCATGTTCTTGTTGTCTTCTGTCTTTTTCCAGACGGGGAGTCCCCACTCTTCAAACAGATGAACAGAGTCATCAACATGGCGGCCAAGATCGTAGATCAAATCCTCACGTACGATTCCCATGAGGTCGTTTCTGACCATGCGGACATAGTCTTCAATCTTGTTTTCGCCTATGTAGGTGTTGATTGCAGAAAGGCCCTGGGCTACAGCGCCGGATCTCTCAAGGGCTGCTTTGTCGCAAAGAAGGATCTTTGTGTCGTCTGATGCCCATTTTTTGATCTCAAATGCTGTTCCACAGGCAGCCATACCGCCGCCGATGATCAGAACGTCAACATCCCTCTTGTCAACTTCCGGATCCCTTACTGCCTTTAGCTCTCCAACAGGCTTGTTAGGTAATGCCATTATATACCTCCAAAGTAATAGTGATTTAATCTAGTTCAAAATGGATAACAGGTTAACTATGCCAGCTCCTGGGGAGTGGTAAGTACCATGCCGTCTGCTTCCTGTGTGGAGAGAAGCCCACTGTTAAGATCTTTACCCTTAAGATCTGCATAGGCGTTAGCCTGGCCTTCGGGGGTGGTTCTGATCGGGAACTTGAAGCGTTTTACAACACCGTTTCTGAATTTGCAGGTCCACATGATGTCCTCGGTGCCCATCATGGGAACTACGCTTGCTCCCATGGGTACAAAGTCAGAGTAACCCCTGACTTCGATTGCCTGGGACGGACAGATCTTTACGCAGGAGTAGCACTCCCAGCACTGATCTGGCTCCTGGTTGTATGCTTTCATTGCGTTGGGATCAAGAACCATAAGGTCATTGGGACAGATGTACATGCATGCTGTCTTGTCCCCACCCTTGCAGCCGTCGCACTTTTCTGCGATTACAAAAGATGGCATTTATAATACCTCCCTTACATTATGTGCTGAAATCTTTTTGAACTCCAGCAACTGCTGTTAATGAAACTGCGACATCTCTTACGGTGCCGCCCTAATATACAAAAATATAGGTCGCTATACTTCGACCTCGGTCATCCGGTGTGTACTTGCCCGGGGAAAGCATGCTGTTGCTGAGATTTATGAATGTCAGCCCGGGTCTAATTAAATGTTTGGAAAGTAGCACCCGTTAATGCACCTTGTCAAGAGTTTTTGCCACAGGATTTTTATGGTGGGAATCCTGGTTTTTAAACCCGAATAAATTGTCAATATATGCCCTATTGGCTTGCAGATCTCTACAATATATAGTAAAAATCGAGAATGTCTGAAAACCAACTATAAAGTTTATTAAGGATAATTGACCATGAGCGAAGATATGATTCCGGTTGACCTGGATGATGCAATGACCTTTGAATGCTCCCCCGGAGTCCCCTGTTTCAACGAGTGCTGCAGGGATCTTAACCAGGCATTGACCCCCTATGATATTCTCCGGTTGAAAACTAATCTCAACCTTACCTCTGATGTTTTTTTGAAAAAATACACCTCGTCCCATATGGGTCCAGAGTCGGGGTTGCCCGTGGTGACGTTCAAGCCTGACCCTGCCACCGGTCACCGCTGTCCCCTGGTGACCCGGGACGGTTGCTCTGTCTATCCGGACAGGCCCGCTTCGTGCCGGATGTATCCCCTGGCCCGGGCCGTGTCACGATCCAGGCAGACTGGCGAAATCACCGAGTTTTTTGCCTTGATCGAAGAACCCCACTGCAAGGGGTTCGGCAGGAAAAGCGGCCAGACCGTCCGGGAGTGGCTGGCTGGTCAGGATGTGACCCTTCACAACCAGATGAACGATCGCCTTATGGAGACAATGAGCCTGAAAAACAGGATCATGCCCGGACGGCTTGACCCAGTGGATGCTGACAGGTTTTACCTGGCCTGTTACGACCTTGATACCTTTCGGAAACGCATTTTTGAAGATGACCTTTTGGTCGGTCTTGATGTCCCTGGTGCGCTCCTTGATCGCCTGAGGGTGGATGATGTCGCCCTGCTTGATTTTGGCCTTGCCTGGATCGGTCACACCCTTTTTGGCGCTGCCCTGAATCTGGGTCGATAACCAGTCATGGGGGCGAAAGGAGGGGTGATGCAGGCAAAAGGGGTGTCGATGAATTCAAAGGTTGCCCTTGTGCTGGGTGCTGTAAAAGGACTCGGTCGGGGGGTCGGGCTTGCCCTGGCAAGGGAGGGGGTTCGTCTTGTGTTGACCCGCCATGACTGGCTGGACAGCTTTGAAGAGATGGAACGCCAGTTCCGGGAGACCGGGGTTGAATTTGAGATTGTTGATGTTAATTTGCTTGATCCTGATGGGGTTGCAGGTCTTGCCCGCACCATTGAGGATCGATTCGGGCGGCTGGATATCCTTGTGAACAATATTGAGCGCGGGGGATGGCCTGCCGTTCATGGGCGCTACGTCAGGGAACAATGGGACCTTGAAATGGCAACCACCCTCAGGGCCAAACGCTGGGTGTTTGATGCTGTTTTTCCCCTGCTGAAACGCTCCAGGGACGGGGTGGTTGTCAATTTTTCTTCCATAGCCGCTGTTGTGGGAAGATCCGGGTGTGCAGCACCCCTTTTCAATGATGGATATGCAGCCGCCAATCGCGGGGTTTCTGCTTTGACCGAAACCTGGGCCCGCATGGGTGCGCCCAATGTCCGGGTCAACGAGATCATGCTGGGTGTGTTTGAAACCCGGCATGCCCAGGGAACCCGTGGGTGGGAAGAGGTGTTGACCGATGATGAAAAACGGGCCATCGTGGCCCGTACCCTGGTGGGTCGAACCGGTCAGATCGACGATGCGGTCAAGGCCCTGCTCTTTGTTGTCCGGGATGCGCCTTATATGACAGGTTCCGTGATTCGACTGGACGGCGGG
Coding sequences:
- a CDS encoding CoB--CoM heterodisulfide reductase iron-sulfur subunit A family protein; the encoded protein is MTTDNSAPTSGSIMVVGGGISGLTTALEAAEVGYEVFIVEKEPSLGGRVSQLKQYFPKLCPPTCGLEINYKRIKDNPKITVITMAEVDKVDGKPGDYTVKLKISPRYVNENCTACGECAKVCESEISNEYNLGMDRCKAAYLPHNMAFPQRYVMAPSMAQDDRDRCKEACKFDAIDFDMEEKSLDLKVGAIVWATGWRPYDAARIDNLGFGRYQNIITNMMLERLASPNGPTRGKIIRPSDDKAPATIGFVQCAGSRDENHLPYCSYICCMASLKHATYLRAQYPEAKIYIYYIDIRTPGRKYENFYKKLKEDKNIFFVKGKVAEVGEEEGTGNITLVAEDTMSGDKVRQTVDLLVLATGMQPNSAVERPNADLTFNSDGFIVNDFKKGGMFAAGCANKPADVVTSNQNATGMALKAIQTLVRR
- a CDS encoding SDR family NAD(P)-dependent oxidoreductase, with the translated sequence MQAKGVSMNSKVALVLGAVKGLGRGVGLALAREGVRLVLTRHDWLDSFEEMERQFRETGVEFEIVDVNLLDPDGVAGLARTIEDRFGRLDILVNNIERGGWPAVHGRYVREQWDLEMATTLRAKRWVFDAVFPLLKRSRDGVVVNFSSIAAVVGRSGCAAPLFNDGYAAANRGVSALTETWARMGAPNVRVNEIMLGVFETRHAQGTRGWEEVLTDDEKRAIVARTLVGRTGQIDDAVKALLFVVRDAPYMTGSVIRLDGGFVLGNDPVPPMPQGVV
- a CDS encoding FAD-dependent oxidoreductase, translating into MDKKYGVYICTGCGIGDVLDMEALVDVPDEEGVYNKTHPFLCGKEGLAMIQKDVDEGKVNAMVIGACSRRVNFDAFKFDNCIVERVNLREGVVWPHSREKYPALTEEQKDDEEHFDRIQMKAEDYIKMGMIRVEKVTLPTPYKTETFSRKILVLGGGITGISAALDAAKAGFEVTIVEKQPKLGGYAACMRSQMPVVEPFEELIPTVIADKLAELEKYPNIEVKTATEVARIAGQPGEFTVTFKKPGEKIPFDVPFPLPEEMTKDEKGEDLDAETLHAKFLEYNEGRVDILKLDPKGELYGAVVLAAGWRADKLEDEAYAHLGVNLPDVITNDEFERLAAKGKVVRPSDGKEAKSVVFVQSPGKDEDDADFPYCGSVTSQVALKQAKYIRNDYADGKAYIIYQHMRTPGLQENFYKSIQQDNGIFMTKGAVTGVSQKGDSLVVEAANTLLGKEIAIEADLVVLSAGMVPVTVDDPIVNLAYRQGPGFRDNDIFGGYADSNYICFPYETQRTGVYAAGTIRRAMTIEESMEDATGAALKAIQCIESAHRGVSVHPRSGDMTFPEFFMQRCTQCKRCTVECPFGALDDDEKGTPKINPTRCRRCGTCMGACPERIISFADYSIDSIGSQIKAIGVPSEDDFDEPPYRILALVCENDAYPALDMVGMNRMDYSPDVRIIPVRCLGSVNSIWIKDALAQGMDGVILIGCKHGDDYQCHFMKGSELAEVRANKMGDALASLALEEERVRFEEIAIDEYDKLPGLLSDFVEEIEGLGPNPFKGF
- the aprA gene encoding adenylyl-sulfate reductase subunit alpha, producing the protein MALPNKPVGELKAVRDPEVDKRDVDVLIIGGGMAACGTAFEIKKWASDDTKILLCDKAALERSGAVAQGLSAINTYIGENKIEDYVRMVRNDLMGIVREDLIYDLGRHVDDSVHLFEEWGLPVWKKTEDNKNMDGKKGQKLGTLKGGATPVRTGKWQIMINGESYKRIVAEAGKLALGEDNILERCFIVEILNDKNDPTRVAGAVGFSLRENKVYIINAKVIMCACGGAVNVYQPRSVGEGKGRAWYPIWNAGSTYTMALRAGAELSMMENRFTPARFKDGYGPVGAWFLLFKAQTVNGLGENYAASDAAKEELAKYAPYGTAAITPTCLRNHLMMKEYKEGRGPIIMKTSAALAKLGETMSKKELKHLESEAWEDFLDMSVGQAGLWCATDTEPEKKDSEIMPTEPYLLGSHSGCCGIWCSGPEEDWVPAEYKWGYNRMTTVRGLFTAGDGVGCSGHKFSSGSHAEGRIVAKSMIQYLKAEGDKVTGIKETDQELVDFVYKPVRNYLDHCAYSTSQDVNPNYCKPAGMAMRLMKMTNEYGGGTATYYMTGGKALEILMENFQYFKEDLEKIAAGDLHELLRAWEINHRLYTVQAHTRHIQFREESRYPGFYYRGDFMGQNDEEWFCFVNSTYNKETNEWSLKKVPYQKIIAD
- the aprB gene encoding adenylyl-sulfate reductase subunit beta; this encodes MPSFVIAEKCDGCKGGDKTACMYICPNDLMVLDPNAMKAYNQEPDQCWECYSCVKICPSQAIEVRGYSDFVPMGASVVPMMGTEDIMWTCKFRNGVVKRFKFPIRTTPEGQANAYADLKGKDLNSGLLSTQEADGMVLTTPQELA
- a CDS encoding YkgJ family cysteine cluster protein, giving the protein MSEDMIPVDLDDAMTFECSPGVPCFNECCRDLNQALTPYDILRLKTNLNLTSDVFLKKYTSSHMGPESGLPVVTFKPDPATGHRCPLVTRDGCSVYPDRPASCRMYPLARAVSRSRQTGEITEFFALIEEPHCKGFGRKSGQTVREWLAGQDVTLHNQMNDRLMETMSLKNRIMPGRLDPVDADRFYLACYDLDTFRKRIFEDDLLVGLDVPGALLDRLRVDDVALLDFGLAWIGHTLFGAALNLGR